Genomic DNA from Solanum pennellii chromosome 3, SPENNV200:
CCCATAAATgtatattcttttaatattgaTGGTGAAAGGAGACCTTCTTTATGACCTATAACCCTTAGaccttggtcttctatggagtctactttgagagagaaattatcgagaaggaagagcaatctgggtttgggaattgtgaggtgttgggttagtttaattaggcttaggtctttatataggtctttaataaaattaattagaccTCCTTTAACCCTTAATTAACCAATTAACCaaccaactaattaaatgactCAATTTAAAACCAAACAGAAAATTAAAGACTTGATCTATGAAACCTCgacctacagtccgtaggtcagtcgacacCCATAACCCCAAACCGTCCGGCAGGTCCATCGATTAGTTCAGAGACCATGTTTTTTGCCACATTGCAAAAAGTTTCAATGTTTTGGTCTAAGGAGGCATTGATTCCCCTTCCATCCACCTATGCCTTTGCTCCTGCACCTCGTACACTGACACTACTTTTTGACACATTTTGACAaaaatggaagggtcctcctcaaggacacttggggtggtccttggggagtcgtgcccaaACGTTTGACCCTATAAATACTCTAATATTAGTTAAACTTCTTTCCactaaatttcatcaatttatgaCTTCTATTAACTtgtaaaataggctaaggcacactagcaccttttACACTAGCAGTCTCTagacgtcatggacatttcttgacgtcttgacattaagacttcctaaataacttataaatattatttttgaccatataatagtattaaaaaccttagacactcatgggaggctctagattaggtcttggactttcggagtgttacattatcctcccGAGAaatattcgtccccgaatgacactaaaattgaAGAGAAATGATAGAATCAATACTAGAAgccaaacaacaacaacatattaaaACATGAGTTAAtactcaaatcaacataaaaacatgGCATTTACATATAGaaactcaaaacatcaatttactTCATATAAGAGCTGAACATCACCatttgaggaatttccttcttaACAACAACCATGAGCTAAACAACACATAAAGAGTCacttatgaaaaaaaatcattttaaaacacATCAACACGGTCAATATCACTTTaaaaatacaacaacatacaaaaTACACCAATAAGTGCAACTCAAGCAAAAGAAcctattttcatgaaaatctcATTTTTACAAAACTTTTACCATAATTATGCACATCTTagaaaaacaagtaaaattcaattttactCATTATTCTAGTTATTAgtaggaacaactaaccttagttagAAAAGGTATGAGCGTAACttgacttcatgtcggcctcgacctcccatgttgctccctcaagtaggtggttcttccataacacctttacggaagccacctccttgttcTTCAACTTCTGTATTTGTTGGTCAAGGATTtccaccggaacctcttcataagagagATTCTCATCCACATCTATACCTTCAATAGGAAGGATGTACTCGGGgtcaccaatgcacttcttaagcatggataAATCGAGTATCGGATGAACTGAAGCTAGctcactaggtaatctcaactcatatgcaaccttaaaAACAGTTTGCCAATTTTCATAAGGACCCATATAATGATGACTCAACTTACCtttttttccaaatctcatcactgAAATTTTcagatacaccttatcaccttcttcaaactctaactctCTTCTCCTATTGGCGGCATAAGACTTTCTCCGGGTATAGGTTGTTTTCAAccagttccttatgatatgTAATTTCGTGAATGTCTTATAGATCACTTGGTTACCTGAACTTTTTTGGAACGACCTATTAAATAGAAACGTAAATTAAGCACCTCAATCAAAAATAATGGATAAATGGATACAATGAAGactcaaaattttattgatatagaTCCTTGCATAGTCTTTCAccaaataagtagacttaacgggTATAAAGTGAGCTGATTTCCTTAACCTATAAACAACACACATGTAGAGTCATTTCGCCTTCGTGTCTGAGGAAAGTCCActatgaagtccatattaatttcttcccagTTTCAAGCTAGAACTTCCATTTCTTGAAGTATGCCAGCCGGCTTTTGGTGTTGGaatttcacttgttgacaatttggacattttgcaacaaTTTCCGCTCTTTCTCTTTTTAAGCCATTCCACCAAAATACTtttctaaggtcatgatacatcttcatAGAAACTGAATTTATCAAATAACCAGAACCATGAGTTTTTCCTAGGATTTGGTttctcaaatcatccacattagGCACATACTACCTTTCTTGGTATATGAAAACACCATCcgcccctaaggagaatgactcattttgCTATCCAAGAACCGTTTCCTTTAACTCAATCAATgatggatcaaggtgttgcttagacttcaccttaACCACCAAAGACAAgttggagttatgatggacccaAAAACCACCATTAGGAGAATCTTCTAATCTAACACCaaaacgagccaacctatggACATCTTTGACTAGGTCTTTCTTTCCCGCATCAACATGAGAtgcactacccatagtcataagaACTAGAGCATCCGCAACAATATTGGCTTTgtggggtggtagagaacactcttgtcataatttttcaataattctaaccaccttcgttctcggagatttaactcctataagtaaacacatattgaagacacTTATGGTCTGTATAAACATAAACAGGAACACTATATAGGTAGCTCCATATTTTAAAAGCAAACAACACTGCCGCTAACTCgtgatcatgagttgggtagttcttcttatgaaccttgagtttcctagaagcatatGCTATAACCTTCCCTTGTTGAATTAGGACAGAACCCAaccccactcgggatgcatcactaTATTCCACAAAAACCTTAGTACCCTCTAGTAATGTCAACACCGCAGCGGCGGTAAGTCTATCTTTCTAGATTTGGAAACTTCTTTCACAAACCTctaaccactcaaatttcagATTCTtatgggtcaaagtagtcaaaagaGATGCAAttgacgcaaaaccatccacaaacctcttGT
This window encodes:
- the LOC107013479 gene encoding uncharacterized protein LOC107013479 produces the protein MGSASHVDAGKKDLVKDVHRLARFGVRLEDSPNGGFWVHHNSNLSLVVKVKSKQHLDPSLIELKETVAYELRLPSELASVHPILDLSMLKKCIGDPEYILPIEGIDVDENLSYEEVPVEILDQQIQKLKNKEVASLMVVVKKEIPQMVMFSSYMK